One Panulirus ornatus isolate Po-2019 chromosome 1, ASM3632096v1, whole genome shotgun sequence genomic region harbors:
- the LOC139751178 gene encoding uncharacterized protein encodes MHFRHILLIALVGYMCFSSVVWAKESRYVGVHHQSVRFDDEGSFDDPFRVLTRDLQLAQASDKVEQNLRPHPTQKSLRPLKTLEEDKETSKVLHLQRKFSVRLRKHVQDMAQEGERNREELKTRVQKVSEVIKKEFARLDHVQEQKRDQLWQSIHKENLLIRSYIDKNFENQRKELEILEQENEKLRQDIVNLEKSMESLTGILEQEIEKFKSSDDDYKKLADMALDLENLSRRAEGLKAIVSKLDNKNTNDEDSDDEDSDDEDSDDEDSDDEDSDDEDSDDEDSDDEDSDDEDSDDEDSDDEDSDDEDSDDEDSDDEDSDDEDSDDEDSDDEDSDDEDSDDEDSDDEDSDDEDSDDEDSDDEDSDDEDSDDEDSDDEDSDDEDSDDEDSDDETLTMRTPLTMRIQTMRTLKRIQGRDSGSSLKNSLQLNVVVCSSARPERPVLYV; translated from the coding sequence atgcatTTCAGGCACATCCTTTTAATAGCATTGGTAGGCTATATGTGCTTCAGCTCTGTAGTATGGGCCAAGGAGTCCCGCTACGTAGGCGTCCACCACCAGAGCGTAAGGTTCGACGACGAGGGATCCTTCGACGACCCCTTCAGAGTCTTAACGAGAGATCTCCAGCTGGCTCAAGCCTCTGATAAGGTCGAGCAAAATCTCCGTCCCCACCCCACTCAAAAGTCACTGAGACCCCTTAAGACACTTGAGGAGGACAAGGAAACGTCGAAAGTGTTGCACTTACAACGTAAATTCAGCGTCAGACTCCGCAAGCATGTACAAGACATGGCCCAGGAAGGAGAAAGGAATCGGGAGGAACTTAAAACCCGCGTCCAGAAAGTGAGCGAAGTAATCAAGAAGGAATTCGCAAGGTTGGATCACGTACAAGAACAGAAGCGAGACCAACTATGGCAGTCCATACATAAAGAGAATTTGTTGATTCGTAGTTATATTGACAAGAATTTCGAAAACCAACGCAAGGAGTTGGAAATTCTTGAGCAAGAGAACGAAAAGCTTCGCCAAGATATAGTGAATTTGGAGAAAAGCATGGAATCCCTGACTGGCATCCTGGAGCAAGAGATTGAAAAGTTCAAGTCTTCAGACGACGACTACAAGAAACTTGCCGACATGGCACTGGATTTGGAGAACCTGTCTCGGCGAGCGGAGGGTTTGAAGGCAATCGTCTCGAAGTTGGACAATAAAAACACTAACGACGAAGACTCTGACGATGAAGACTCTGACGATGAAGACTCAGACGATGAGGACTCTGACGATGAAGACTCTGACGATGAGGATTCAGACGATGAGGACTCTGACGATGAAGACTCTGACGATGAAGACTCAGACGATGAAGACTCTGACGATGAAGACTCTGACGATGAGGATTCAGACGATGAAGACTCTGACGATGAGGATTCAGACGATGAAGACTCTGATGATGAAGACTCTGACGATGAGGACTCTGATGATGAGGACTCTGACGATGAGGATTCAGACGATGAAGACTCTGACGATGAGGACTCTGATGATGAGGACTCTGACGATGAGGACTCTGACGATGAGGATTCAGACGATGAAGACTCTGATGATGAAGACTCTGACGATGAGGACTCTGACGATGAAGACTCTGACGATGAGACTCTGACGATGAGGACTCCTCTGACGATGAGGATTCAGACGATGAGGACTCTGAAGAGGATTCAGGGGCGCGATTCAGGCAGTTCCTTGAAGAACAGTTTGCAATTGAACGTCGTCGTCTGCAGCAGCGCCAGACCTGAGCGGCCGGTGTTGTACGTCTGA
- the LOC139751171 gene encoding arrestin homolog → MVVQFKVFKKASPNSKLTIYLGRRDFVDHVSAVDPVDGVLMLDADYLQGRKVFGQLVCSFRYGREEDEVMGLNFQKDLFLDSRQIFPPSADVETTRLQERLMKKLGGNAYPFSFKMPMNAPPSVTIQPGPEDEGHPCGVEYYIKVFVGEKEEDPSHKRSSILMNIRRIQFAPSKTGRQPCTIVRKDFMLSPGELELEVTLDKQLYHHYENISIWCIIRNHSNKTVKKIKAAVQQSVDICLFSGGQYRSTVASVETQEGCPVGPGSNLQKQLTLTPTLSSNMDRRGIALDGHLKNIHTNLASSTLLANPETRDMFGMLISYIVKVKLYLGAMGGEVTAELPFVLMHPKPDLRRLMRGDSQAQVEAFRSDSLAGTVDDS, encoded by the exons ATGGTAGTCCAGTTCAAGGTGTTCAAGAAGGCGTCGCCCAACAGCAAGCTGACCATCTACCTCGGCCGACGGGACTTTGTCGACCACGTATCCGCTGTCGATCCTGTGG ACGGCGTGCTGATGTTGGACGCAGACTACCTGCAGGGACGCAAGGTGTTCGGCCAGCTGGTCTGCAGCTTCAGATATGGCCGCGAGGAGGACGAGGTGATGGGCCTTAACTTCCAGAAGGACTTGTTCCTTGACTCGCGACAGATCTTCCCGCCCAGCGCAGACGTCGAGACAACTAGGCTGCAGGAGCGGCTAATGAAAAAGCTGGGCGGGAACGCATATCCGTTCTCCTTCAAGATGCCCATGAACGCCCCTCCCTCAGTCACCATCCAGCCCGGGCCAGAGGACGAAGGCCATCCCTGCGGTGTCGAGTACTATATCAAAGTCTTCGTcggggagaaagaagaggatcCTAGTCATAAGCG GTCCTCTATTTTGATGAACATCCGCCGGATCCAGTTCGCACCCAGCAAGACAGGTCGTCAGCCGTGCACCATCGTCAGGAAGGACTTCATGCTCAGCCCAGGCGAGCTGGAGTTGGAGGTGACCCTGGACAAGCAGCTGTACCACCACTACGAGAACATCTCCATCTGGTGCATCATCAGGAACCACAGCAACAAGACCGTCAAGAAGATCAAGGCGGCCGTCCAGCAGTCCGTGGACATCTGCCTCTTCAGCGGTGGTCAATACCGCAGCACCGTCGCCAGCGTCGAGACGCA AGAGGGATGTCCTGTGGGACCGGGTTCGAACCTTCAGAAGCAGCTgaccctcaccccaaccctcagctCCAACATGGACCGCCGTGGCATCGCTCTCGACGGCCACCTGAAGAACATCCACACGAACCTGGCCTCCTCCACGCT CTTGGCCAACCCCGAGACCCGGGACATGTTCGGGATGCTCATTTCCTATATCGTCAAGGTCAAGCTGTACCTGGGAGCCATGGGAGGAGAGGTCACCGCCGAGTTGCCCTTCGTCCTCATGCACCCCAAG CCCGATTTACGTCGGCTGATGCGAGGTGACAGTCAGGCACAAGTGGAGGCCTTCCGTTCCGACAGTCTGGCCGGCACAGTGGACGACAGCTGA